TAAAGAATGGAATTGGTGTACTTACCTCAACATCACCTGGTTCATCTAGATTAAACTCAACTAAGACTTTAGTTTCCTTGGTTTCTCTAACATCTTTACAGACCCTAGACACTTTTCACACCCCATAACCTCCTATTATACAACGCCATACCAACAACAGCATAATCTATGCCAAAACTCTTCAGCTCATACAAATCATTTATAGATGAAATCCCACCTGCATATTCCTTAATACCCTTGACTATACTAGCAAAGATCTTCACATTCCTATCTATACCTTTTTCACTGCCTTCATACTCAACATATGTGAATAAAACTCCTTTAACATTGTAATTGCTAACATCATTCAAGGCGTCATAAATTTTCACAGCTTTTCTACTCCAACCACCTATCCTCACACTATAATCATTATCATAATCTAAAGCAATTATCACTTTATCACCTCCAACAACACTTAAAATTTTTTCAAATTCATTTCGATTTGTGAAGAAAATTGTTGAAATAACTACTGCTGATGCACCATATGATATCAACCTAGATGCCTTATCAGCATTTCTTATACCACCACCAACCTGAATCCATTTAAATCCCATTTTGCAAAGCTTTTTCACAATAGACTCGTTGTCTCCACTACCTTCAGCAGCATCTAAATCAACTATATGTATATATTCATAACCTGCCTCAAACAATTTATTTCCAACTTCTAGTGGATTTCCCAAAACAAGTTCTGTACCCTTTACACCTTTAACTCTTTTTACAGCTACACCATTACTTATATCTATGCTTGGCACTACAATCATTTAATCACCTTCTCAATATCAACTACAACAATGTCTCTTGCACCAAGTTCAAGAACCTTTGATACCACCTCTGGTATAGAGTCTTCGTCAACAACTGTTATAACCTCCCACGCATCACCCTTGCTTAGTCTTGTAACAGCTGGTGCAAGCATTGCTGGTAAAGTTTCTAAAACCTTGTCTAGACTCTCACTAGGAACATTCATGAAAAGCATCTTCTTATTTCTACCTTCTATAACACCTTTAAGCATTGTTATAACAATCTTAATTAAATTAGCATCTTTGCTTAGAATCCAATCCTTTCTTGCAACAACCACAGCTTGAGTTTCTAAAACAGTGTCTATAGGCTCTAAACCATGTATCTTCAATGTAGTACCAGTACTCATAACATCTATAACAGCATCTGCTGCTCCTAAATAAGGCATAACCTCTGCAGCACCGCTAATCTTAACTATTTTAGCTCTTAGATTACGTGACCTTACATATTTAAGAGCAATATTATAGTACTTCGTAGCTATTCTAACTTCTTTACCACTTTTTGCCAACTCTTCAACACTTTTAATGCCTAAAGTCTGAGGTACGGCAAAAACTATTTTTGCTTTCCCGAAGTCAAGCTTTAGAACCTCCTCAACTTCTGCACCACTTTCAACAACATAGTCATGTCCTGTAATTCCCAGTGATGCACCACCACCTTCTATAATGTATGGAATATCCTCTGGTCTAACCATTATAACCTCAACATCTTTCCAATTAGTTGAAACAATCAATGCCCTCTCATCAACAGAGAAAAGCTTTATCCCAGCTGCACTAAGTAATTCTATTGTTGGTTGTTGCAATCTACCCTTATTCGGAATTGCTATTCTCATAGAATCTCCCTCAGAAGCTTAATAATCATTTCAACATTTTCCTCATTTCCAATACTAACCCTATATAAATCATCTGCTACTCTCTTTATGGCTATACCAAATTTTGCAAGATACTTATCAAGCCTTTCGCTATTTTTAACAAGCAAGAAATTGGCATAGCTTCTATAAACCTTAAATCCCATGGTCTTTAATTGTAGATATAGATAATCACGTAACTGTTTAATTTTTTCAATTATATTCATATGATAATCAAGATTTTCTAATGCAGCTATTCCAGCAGCTAAAGAGGGTGTTGATATATCGAATGTTGTCACCACTTTCACAATGTTACTTAAAACATCTTTATCAGCAATTACATAACCTAGTCTAAACCCGGCAAGACAAAATGCCTTACTTAAACTTCTTACTACAATAATATTTGGATATTCATTAACAAAATCAGCAACGGTATAACCACTAAATTCATAATAGGTTTCATCAACAATTACAAAGCCCTTGGTATTTAATGCAATGGCTTCTAGAAACTTCTTGTCTCCTTTAATTATAGCGTTACCAGTTGGATTATTAGGATCAACAAGTACAACTAATGAAGCCTCTTTAGCCAACTCAATTAATTTGTTCATATCCGCAACCCATTCATCACCATATTCAATCAAATCAACGCTTATTCTTCTTAACCCCATAAACTTTGCATAGATTTCAACCATGCTAAAGGTGGGTTTAACAAATAATACACTATCTCCTGGATCAGTAAGAGATAAGAAAAGTGTTCGTAAAGCTGCATCAGCTCCTGGAAATGGATAAACATTCTCAATACTAAGACCGTTGTATTCTGCCAATAATTTTCTAAAGTAATTAAACATGTGCTTATTTGGATAGTAATTGCATTGATTTAATACATTTACAACAGCTTTAATTACATGTTCTGGTGGATTATAAACACATTCATTTAAATGTAATCTAATAGGCTCTTCAACTTCTTCATACTGATAGTTTTCAGCATTCAAAACTCTTTTCTTTAATTTCTCATAAATATTTATATGTGCAATCCAAGACCCCTTTCAACTAAAACTTTATCAATTTATGTTTTGCTCTAATTTAAAAGCTTATAGCAAGCAAAAGTCATAAAAGTATATATTCTAGAACGAATTATTATAATCTGTGAGAAAATGTCTTCTAAGGAGATATCTCGTGAAGAATTAATAGATTTAATACTTGCCAATAATATGCTCGATCAATTTATAGCCTGGTTAAGACTAAGGGGTTTAGATAGTGATCCTGTATCTCTAAGAGATATAGACTTGAAATATTTATACGAGTTTGCATTAGAGAAAAAACTTTTAACAGAGGATGAACTTGAACAAGATGAGAAGGATTATAATTCAGAGCTTGAATATTCTATAGAGAAGAAAATAATTAATGTAAAGCCTAGAAAAATTAGAAGAAAAACATAAACAATTTCCATATCATCTTGATTTAACTTTAGACGTGAAAAGATATTCTATGTCCTACATTAATTTGAGTATTATGTTCTTTTGTAAAATCTCGTATAAAATGCATAAACATCTCTAGGGGTAATAGTGATAGCATTAGTTGAACACTTAACTATACATGCTCTACATCCAACACATGCATCTTGATTTACTGGTACAGCTTTTTTATTTATAATTGCAAATACCTTGTTAGGACATGCTACATAGCATTGCGCACATCCAATGCATTTGGATGTGTCTACATATACCTTATAACCTGCCAAAGACTATACCTCCACGAGATCATATTCCATGTTACCAAGACCTTTTCTGTGAGCAGCTTCTACTTGTATGTATGGATCTTTGCCATGAATTATAAAGAACTTGTTATCACCAGGCTTCAAACCTGCTTTCTCGCCTATAGATCCTGGCACTACTGGGGCATTATTTATCAAGTCAAGCGTTGCTTTCTCTAATGCTACAACATCCTCAGATGCAAGTATTCCTATATCAGGTACTATTGGAATATCAGACCAGGGTGCACAATCACAAGTTGGTTGAACATCAAGGACATAGTTTATGTTGTACACCTTATTTGGCTTGTTTAAAATTACAGCATGAAATGCATCTGCCAAACCCTCTTGAAATGCTCTACCTATTTGATCCTCTCTTTCAAGGTTGTGTATAGCTGATCTTGTATTTGGTCCTGTACACCCCATCGAAACATTCTTTATAGCTCCTCCATACCCAGATGATGGATGACCTTTTGAATGAGCAAAGTTTATCAAGACATCAGCATAGTAAACAGCAG
Above is a genomic segment from Ignisphaera cupida containing:
- the hisG gene encoding ATP phosphoribosyltransferase, with amino-acid sequence MRIAIPNKGRLQQPTIELLSAAGIKLFSVDERALIVSTNWKDVEVIMVRPEDIPYIIEGGGASLGITGHDYVVESGAEVEEVLKLDFGKAKIVFAVPQTLGIKSVEELAKSGKEVRIATKYYNIALKYVRSRNLRAKIVKISGAAEVMPYLGAADAVIDVMSTGTTLKIHGLEPIDTVLETQAVVVARKDWILSKDANLIKIVITMLKGVIEGRNKKMLFMNVPSESLDKVLETLPAMLAPAVTRLSKGDAWEVITVVDEDSIPEVVSKVLELGARDIVVVDIEKVIK
- the hisA gene encoding 1-(5-phosphoribosyl)-5-((5-phosphoribosylamino)methylideneamino)imidazole-4-carboxamide isomerase — protein: MIVVPSIDISNGVAVKRVKGVKGTELVLGNPLEVGNKLFEAGYEYIHIVDLDAAEGSGDNESIVKKLCKMGFKWIQVGGGIRNADKASRLISYGASAVVISTIFFTNRNEFEKILSVVGGDKVIIALDYDNDYSVRIGGWSRKAVKIYDALNDVSNYNVKGVLFTYVEYEGSEKGIDRNVKIFASIVKGIKEYAGGISSINDLYELKSFGIDYAVVGMALYNRRLWGVKSV
- a CDS encoding ATP-binding protein translates to MAGYKVYVDTSKCIGCAQCYVACPNKVFAIINKKAVPVNQDACVGCRACIVKCSTNAITITPRDVYAFYTRFYKRT
- a CDS encoding pyridoxal phosphate-dependent aminotransferase, which translates into the protein MNAENYQYEEVEEPIRLHLNECVYNPPEHVIKAVVNVLNQCNYYPNKHMFNYFRKLLAEYNGLSIENVYPFPGADAALRTLFLSLTDPGDSVLFVKPTFSMVEIYAKFMGLRRISVDLIEYGDEWVADMNKLIELAKEASLVVLVDPNNPTGNAIIKGDKKFLEAIALNTKGFVIVDETYYEFSGYTVADFVNEYPNIIVVRSLSKAFCLAGFRLGYVIADKDVLSNIVKVVTTFDISTPSLAAGIAALENLDYHMNIIEKIKQLRDYLYLQLKTMGFKVYRSYANFLLVKNSERLDKYLAKFGIAIKRVADDLYRVSIGNEENVEMIIKLLREIL
- a CDS encoding DUF362 domain-containing protein, translated to MAKSKVLFAKAQLERIDKAYSLPYKFMNLLEASPLKNMITPGNIVAIKIHVGDMEHGGYRTIRPIFVRVLVDYVKKLGGIPFITDTWGLRHIIVGLENGYNYETIGAVALPVSGIKETDLVKVRVPNPLRVSEIEVGSAVYYADVLINFAHSKGHPSSGYGGAIKNVSMGCTGPNTRSAIHNLEREDQIGRAFQEGLADAFHAVILNKPNKVYNINYVLDVQPTCDCAPWSDIPIVPDIGILASEDVVALEKATLDLINNAPVVPGSIGEKAGLKPGDNKFFIIHGKDPYIQVEAAHRKGLGNMEYDLVEV